A genomic window from Corvus moneduloides isolate bCorMon1 chromosome 11, bCorMon1.pri, whole genome shotgun sequence includes:
- the TRNT1 gene encoding CCA tRNA nucleotidyltransferase 1, mitochondrial, with protein MWAELLVVPRRAGLRLLRRRHGGSGTMRLQAPQFQALFTPGLRSVAELFEKKNYELRIAGGAVRDLLSGVTPQDIDFATTATPAEMKEMFTAAGVRLINNKGEKHGTITARLHEQNFEITTLRIDVVTDGRHAEVEFTTDWHKDAERRDLTVNSMFLGLDGTLYDFFNGYEDLKSKKIRFVGKAAERIQEDYLRILRYFRFYGRIAEKPGDHEPNTLQAIRENAKGLAGISGERIWVELKKILLGNHVSHLVQLMYELDIAQYIGLPLDGNLEEFARVTKNIQNLSPKPMTALTSLFKGKDDVTNLDLRLKISKEEKNLGLFLVKHRQELTKAPGPEPLRPYQDFLMDSREANTNSKILELLKYQGEEQLLKEMQEWTVPSFPVSGHDLRKMGVSSGKEIGTALQQLREEWKKSGYHMDKEELLSCLKKL; from the exons ATGTGGGCTGAGCTCTTGGTTGTGCCCCGCAGGGCCGGGCTGCGGCTGCTGCGGCGGCGGCACGGCGGGAGCGGCACCATGAGGCTGCAGGCGCCGCAGTTCCAGGCGCTCTTCACGCCGGGCCTGCGCAGCGTGGCCG aacTGTTTGAGAAGAAGAACTATGAGCTGAGAATAGCAGGAGGGGCCGTGAGGGATTTACTGAGTGGAGTGACACCACAAGACATCGATTTTGCCACCACAGCTACACCAGCAGAGATGAAGGAAATGTTCACAGCAGCGGGGGTTCGTCTGATCAataacaaaggagaaaaacacGGAACCATCACTGCCAGG CTCCATGAACAGAATTTTGAAATTACCACTCTCCGAATAGATGTTGTCACCGATGGACGGCACGCAGAGGTGGAGTTCACCACTGACTGGCACAAGGATGCTGAGAGGAGGGATCTCACTGTCAACTCCATGTTTTTAG gTTTGGATGGGACACTGTATGATTTCTTTAATGGCTATGAAGActtgaaaagcaagaaaatcagatttgtgGGGAAGGCAGCTGAGAGAATCCAAGAAGATTATTTACGAATCCTGAGATACTTCAG ATTTTATGGAAGAATCGCAGAGAAACCTGGAGATCATGAACCTAATACACTGCAGGCAATTAGAGAAAATGCCAAAGGCTTGGCTGGAATATCAGGAGAAAGGATTTGGgtggaactgaaaaaaattcttcttggAAACCATGTCAGTCATTTGGTTCAACTTATGTATGAGCTGGATATTGCCCAGTACATAG GGCTACCACTTGATGGGAATTTAGAGGAATTTGCCAGAGTCACTAAAAACATCCAAAATCTGTCTCCAAAACCCATGACTGCCCTGACGTCCTTGTTCAAGGGGAAAGATGATGTCACAAACCTGGACCTGAGGCTGAAAAtctccaaggaagaaaaaaaccttggCCTTTTCTTGGTGAAGCACAGGCAGGAGTTAACCAAAGCCCCGGGGCCAGAACCACTTAGACCATACCAGGACTTCCTAATGGAT TCTAGGGAAGCTAACACCAATTCCAAGATCTTGGAGCTCCTGAAGTACCAAGGAGAAGAGcagcttttgaaagaaatgcaggAGTGGACTGTGCCCTCTTTCCCTGTCAGTGGCCACGATCTGCGGAAGATGGGGGTGTCCTCGGGAAAGGAGATTGggacagcactgcagcagctgagggaggagtGGAAGAAGAGTGGGTACCACATGGATAAGGAGGAACTGCTGAGCTGCCTGAAGAAGTTGTAA
- the IL5RA gene encoding interleukin-5 receptor subunit alpha isoform X2: protein MASGMQVFLLLLWTANTPQGAGVQVFPPVNFTLTVSALAQVLIHWKPNPAQEQNNSTIRYDVKILSPVPEEYDTRRTHSVRTVALHNGFSACVRTLLLQEDLQMGSDWVKGNLPPLPGAAETSVTNLSCVTHITLPGNVSLHCTWLPGQGAPEDTEYFLFYRYGAHTEECHTYIKDKWSRNTECRFSSTQIQPGEIDNLIVIHINGSSKRAAIKPFQQLFNQNAIEKVNIPRNISISLEQNDLLATWEKPISPFHEECFEYEFYLINLKSGNKQILKISSNSFRLRIDVSSRYSIRIRANHNHICRARGLWSDWSEVVFVGKNKLDNSIAWILTLLCVSTSCTFLLVAIICKINLQKRTEPF from the exons ATGGCCAGTGGGATGCAAgttttcctgctcctcctttggACAGCAAACACACCTCAGGGTGCAGGAG TTCAGGTTTTCCCACCTGTTAACTTCACCCTCACAGTCTCTGCATTAGCACAAGTGCTGATACACTGGAAACCAAACCCTGCTCAAGAACAAAACAACTCCACCATTAGATATGATGTGAAAATCCTGAGCCCAGTGCCTGAAGAG TATGACACCAGGAGGACTCACAGTGTCCGAACAGTGGCGCTTCACAACGGCTTCTCTGCATGTGTCCGGACCCTGCTCCTCCAGGAGGACCTTCAGATGGGCAGTGACTGGGTGAAGGGAAAcctcccacctctgccag gtgctgcagagaCCTCTGTCACTAACTTGTCCTGTGTCACTCACATCACCCTTCCTGGCAATGTCTCTCTCCATTGCACTTGGCTCCCTGGCCAAGGGGCACCAGAAGACACCGAGTACTTTCTGTTTTACAG GTATGGGGCACACACTGAGGAGTGTCACACTTACATCAAGGACAAGTGGAGCAGGAATACTGAGTGCAGATTTTCAAGTACTCAGATTCAACCTGGGGAGATTGACAACCTCATTGTCATACACATTAATGGCTCCAGCAAACGTGCTGCAATCAAGCCTTTTCAGCAGTTATTTAACCAAAATGCCATCG AGAAAGTGAATATTCCCAGAAATATCAGCATATCCCTGGAGCAAAATGATCTCCTGGCCACGTGGGAGAAGCCAATTTCTCCGTTCCATGAGGAATGTTTTGAATATGAATTTTATCTCATCAACCTGAAGTCAGGTAACAAGCAG ATACTGAAAATCTCCTCCAACAGCTTCCGACTGCGGATCGATGTCAGCAGCAGGTATTCCATAAGGATAAGGGCCAACCACAACCACATCTGTCGTGCCAGAGGGTTGTGGAGTGACTGGAGTGAAGTCGTTTTTGTGG ggaaaaataaactgGATAATTCCATAGCCTGGATTCTCACTCTGCTTTGTGTGTCCACGTCCTGCACATTCCTGCTTGTTGCTATAATATGCAAAAT TAACCTCCAAAAAAGAACAGAACCATTCTGA
- the IL5RA gene encoding interleukin-5 receptor subunit alpha isoform X1, with translation MASGMQVFLLLLWTANTPQGAGVQVFPPVNFTLTVSALAQVLIHWKPNPAQEQNNSTIRYDVKILSPVPEEYDTRRTHSVRTVALHNGFSACVRTLLLQEDLQMGSDWVKGNLPPLPGAAETSVTNLSCVTHITLPGNVSLHCTWLPGQGAPEDTEYFLFYRYGAHTEECHTYIKDKWSRNTECRFSSTQIQPGEIDNLIVIHINGSSKRAAIKPFQQLFNQNAIEKVNIPRNISISLEQNDLLATWEKPISPFHEECFEYEFYLINLKSGNKQILKISSNSFRLRIDVSSRYSIRIRANHNHICRARGLWSDWSEVVFVGKNKLDNSIAWILTLLCVSTSCTFLLVAIICKINHVWSKLFPPIPTPSNKFRDPFPVDYERARTCTSSTETEVGSLAEDLYCSVLDDSVF, from the exons ATGGCCAGTGGGATGCAAgttttcctgctcctcctttggACAGCAAACACACCTCAGGGTGCAGGAG TTCAGGTTTTCCCACCTGTTAACTTCACCCTCACAGTCTCTGCATTAGCACAAGTGCTGATACACTGGAAACCAAACCCTGCTCAAGAACAAAACAACTCCACCATTAGATATGATGTGAAAATCCTGAGCCCAGTGCCTGAAGAG TATGACACCAGGAGGACTCACAGTGTCCGAACAGTGGCGCTTCACAACGGCTTCTCTGCATGTGTCCGGACCCTGCTCCTCCAGGAGGACCTTCAGATGGGCAGTGACTGGGTGAAGGGAAAcctcccacctctgccag gtgctgcagagaCCTCTGTCACTAACTTGTCCTGTGTCACTCACATCACCCTTCCTGGCAATGTCTCTCTCCATTGCACTTGGCTCCCTGGCCAAGGGGCACCAGAAGACACCGAGTACTTTCTGTTTTACAG GTATGGGGCACACACTGAGGAGTGTCACACTTACATCAAGGACAAGTGGAGCAGGAATACTGAGTGCAGATTTTCAAGTACTCAGATTCAACCTGGGGAGATTGACAACCTCATTGTCATACACATTAATGGCTCCAGCAAACGTGCTGCAATCAAGCCTTTTCAGCAGTTATTTAACCAAAATGCCATCG AGAAAGTGAATATTCCCAGAAATATCAGCATATCCCTGGAGCAAAATGATCTCCTGGCCACGTGGGAGAAGCCAATTTCTCCGTTCCATGAGGAATGTTTTGAATATGAATTTTATCTCATCAACCTGAAGTCAGGTAACAAGCAG ATACTGAAAATCTCCTCCAACAGCTTCCGACTGCGGATCGATGTCAGCAGCAGGTATTCCATAAGGATAAGGGCCAACCACAACCACATCTGTCGTGCCAGAGGGTTGTGGAGTGACTGGAGTGAAGTCGTTTTTGTGG ggaaaaataaactgGATAATTCCATAGCCTGGATTCTCACTCTGCTTTGTGTGTCCACGTCCTGCACATTCCTGCTTGTTGCTATAATATGCAAAAT AAACCATGTATGGAGCAAACTGTTCCCACCCATCCCAACGCCCAGCAACAAATTCCGAGATCCCTTCCCAGTTGACTACGag AGAGCACGGACCTGCACCAGCTCCACGGAGACTGAGGTGGGCAGCCTGGCTGAAGACCTCTACTGCAGCGTCCTCGATGACTCCGTGTTCTGA
- the CRBN gene encoding protein cereblon isoform X2, whose translation MAAEDRGGEPRDNMGNQLVPESEEEDDNEMEVEDQDSKEAEKPNIINFDTSLPTSHVYLGSDMEEFHGRTVHDDDSCQVIPVLPRVMVMLIPGQTLPLQLFRPQEVSMVRNLIQKDRTFAVLAYSNAHEREAQFGTTAEIYAYREEQEYGVETVKVKAIGRQRFKVLEIRTQSDGIQQAKVQILPERVLPPSMSAVQLQSLSRCHVIPSSKPTSWQDRAIRQWWQKYQKRKFHCASLTSWPPWLYSLYDAETLMERVKRQLHEWDENLKDESLPSNPVDFSYRVAACLPIDDALRIQLLKIGSAVQRLRCELDIMNKCTSLCCKQCQDTEITTKNEIFSLSLCGPMAAYVNPHGYIHETLTVYKACNLSLSGRPSTEHSWFPGYAWTIAQCRICGSHMGWKFTATRKELSPPKFWGLTRSALLPRIPEGDGEEDSERGRSPLLCL comes from the exons AGAGCGAGGAAGAGGATGACAATGAAATGGAAGTGGAAGACCAAGATAGTAAAGAAGCTGAGAAGCCAAACATCATTAATTTTGATACCAGTTTGCCCACATCCCATGTG TACCTGGGCTCGGACATGGAAGAGTTCCACGGGAGGACAGTGCACGATGACGACAGCTGCCAGGTGATCCCCGTGCTGCCCCGGGTGATGGTGATGCTGATCCCCGGCCAGACGCTGCCGCTGCAGCTCTTCCGCCCCCAAGAGGTTAGCATGGTGCGGAATTTAATTCAGAAAGACAGAACCTTTGCTGTCCTTGCATACAG TAATGCACATGAGAGGGAAGCACAGTTTGGAACGACAGCAGAAATCTATGCCtacagagaagagcaggagtATGGAGTTGAAACAGTCAAGGTGAAAGCAATAGGAAGACAAAGGTTCAAGGTGCTTGAAATAAGAACACAGTCAGATGG aATCCAGCAGGCTAAAGTACAAATCCTCCCTGAGCGAGTGCTGCCTCCCTCCATGtcagcagtgcagctgcagtCTCTCAGCAGGTGCCATGTGATTCCCTCTTCCAAACCCACTTCCTGGCAGGACAGAGCCATTCGGCAGTGGTGGCAGAAGTACCAAAAG AGGAAGTTCCACTGTGCCAGTTTGACATCTTGGCCCCCCTGGCTCTACTCTCTCTATGATGCT GAAACCTTGATGGAAAGAGTCAAGAGGCAGCTCCATGAGTGGGATGAAAACCTTAAAGATGAATCTCTTCCATCGAACCCAGTAG ATTTTTCTTACAGAgttgctgcctgcctgcccatTGATGATGCTTTACGTATCCAGTTGCTCAAAATaggcagtgctgtgcagagGCTCCGCTGTGAGTTAGATATCATGAACAAA TGTACATCTCTCTGTTGTAAGCAATGCCAAGACACAGAAATAACTACCAAGAATGAAATATTCAG CTTATCCTTGTGTGGGCCCATGGCAGCCTATGTGAATCCCCATGGATACATCCATGAAACCCTCACTGTATATAAAGCCTGCAACCTGAGCCTCAGTGGTCGGCCCTCAACAGAGCACAGCTGGTTTCCTGG GTACGCCTGGACCATCGCCCAGTGCAGGATCTGCGGGAGCCACATGGGCTGGAAGTTCACGGCCACCAGGAAGGAGCTGTCCCCCCCCAAGTTCTGGGGGCTGACGCGCTCGGCGCTGCTGCCGCGCATCCCCGAGGGCGACGGGGAGGAGGACTCGGAGCGCGGCCGCTCGCCGCTGCTGTGCCTGTGA
- the CRBN gene encoding protein cereblon isoform X1 — MAAEDRGGEPRDNMGNQLVPVESEEEDDNEMEVEDQDSKEAEKPNIINFDTSLPTSHVYLGSDMEEFHGRTVHDDDSCQVIPVLPRVMVMLIPGQTLPLQLFRPQEVSMVRNLIQKDRTFAVLAYSNAHEREAQFGTTAEIYAYREEQEYGVETVKVKAIGRQRFKVLEIRTQSDGIQQAKVQILPERVLPPSMSAVQLQSLSRCHVIPSSKPTSWQDRAIRQWWQKYQKRKFHCASLTSWPPWLYSLYDAETLMERVKRQLHEWDENLKDESLPSNPVDFSYRVAACLPIDDALRIQLLKIGSAVQRLRCELDIMNKCTSLCCKQCQDTEITTKNEIFSLSLCGPMAAYVNPHGYIHETLTVYKACNLSLSGRPSTEHSWFPGYAWTIAQCRICGSHMGWKFTATRKELSPPKFWGLTRSALLPRIPEGDGEEDSERGRSPLLCL; from the exons TAGAGAGCGAGGAAGAGGATGACAATGAAATGGAAGTGGAAGACCAAGATAGTAAAGAAGCTGAGAAGCCAAACATCATTAATTTTGATACCAGTTTGCCCACATCCCATGTG TACCTGGGCTCGGACATGGAAGAGTTCCACGGGAGGACAGTGCACGATGACGACAGCTGCCAGGTGATCCCCGTGCTGCCCCGGGTGATGGTGATGCTGATCCCCGGCCAGACGCTGCCGCTGCAGCTCTTCCGCCCCCAAGAGGTTAGCATGGTGCGGAATTTAATTCAGAAAGACAGAACCTTTGCTGTCCTTGCATACAG TAATGCACATGAGAGGGAAGCACAGTTTGGAACGACAGCAGAAATCTATGCCtacagagaagagcaggagtATGGAGTTGAAACAGTCAAGGTGAAAGCAATAGGAAGACAAAGGTTCAAGGTGCTTGAAATAAGAACACAGTCAGATGG aATCCAGCAGGCTAAAGTACAAATCCTCCCTGAGCGAGTGCTGCCTCCCTCCATGtcagcagtgcagctgcagtCTCTCAGCAGGTGCCATGTGATTCCCTCTTCCAAACCCACTTCCTGGCAGGACAGAGCCATTCGGCAGTGGTGGCAGAAGTACCAAAAG AGGAAGTTCCACTGTGCCAGTTTGACATCTTGGCCCCCCTGGCTCTACTCTCTCTATGATGCT GAAACCTTGATGGAAAGAGTCAAGAGGCAGCTCCATGAGTGGGATGAAAACCTTAAAGATGAATCTCTTCCATCGAACCCAGTAG ATTTTTCTTACAGAgttgctgcctgcctgcccatTGATGATGCTTTACGTATCCAGTTGCTCAAAATaggcagtgctgtgcagagGCTCCGCTGTGAGTTAGATATCATGAACAAA TGTACATCTCTCTGTTGTAAGCAATGCCAAGACACAGAAATAACTACCAAGAATGAAATATTCAG CTTATCCTTGTGTGGGCCCATGGCAGCCTATGTGAATCCCCATGGATACATCCATGAAACCCTCACTGTATATAAAGCCTGCAACCTGAGCCTCAGTGGTCGGCCCTCAACAGAGCACAGCTGGTTTCCTGG GTACGCCTGGACCATCGCCCAGTGCAGGATCTGCGGGAGCCACATGGGCTGGAAGTTCACGGCCACCAGGAAGGAGCTGTCCCCCCCCAAGTTCTGGGGGCTGACGCGCTCGGCGCTGCTGCCGCGCATCCCCGAGGGCGACGGGGAGGAGGACTCGGAGCGCGGCCGCTCGCCGCTGCTGTGCCTGTGA